From a region of the Bradysia coprophila strain Holo2 chromosome X unlocalized genomic scaffold, BU_Bcop_v1 contig_173, whole genome shotgun sequence genome:
- the LOC119068300 gene encoding antigen 5 like allergen Cul n 1-like — MITKLFIILALITFSQTTDYCNKQLCQRIVGGKLLQHIGCKNNGNFGPKCPKDRSIEPMTAERISLLLQSHNQLRSDIATGKIQRYDQADQMIEMEWDHELARLAEMNVKTCIFAHDQCRSTDQYPLPGQNIHITWFKNQDYEDVDFNLVESTKSWFREHELCDMSFIHSYRRSDKKIGHFTQIVKAAADRVGCALAKYDDGKQKNMLLTCNYSVGDILDEPIYTTGKPCSKCLSGCSQLYSGLCNSNEKTYWVNGNGNKY; from the exons ATGATTACCAAACTAT TCATTATTTTAGCACTGATCACATTTAGTCAGACTACCGACTATTGCAACAAACAGTTATGCCAACGCATTGTGGGTGGAAAATTGTTGCAGCACATTGGATGTAAAAACAACGGAAATTTCGGACCAAAATGTCCCAAAGACCGAAGTATCGAACCAATGACGGCAGAACGCATTTCTCTTTTACTGCAGTCACACAATCAACTGCGAAGTGATATTGCCACTGGGAAAATTCAAAGATATGACCAAGCCGATCAAATGATTGAAATG GAATGGGATCATGAATTGGCTCGACTGGCGGAAATGAATGTTAAGACCTGTATATTTGCGCATGACCAATGCAGAAGCACAG ATCAGTATCCATTACCTGGTCAAAACATTCATATAACTTGGTTCAAAAATCAAGATTACGAAGatgttgattttaatttgGTCGAGTCCACAAAATCATGGTTCCGCGAACACGAACTGTGCGACATGTCATTTATCCACAGCTACCGAAGatctgataaaaaaattggcCATTTCACCCAGATTGTAAAGGCTGCTGCTGATAGAGTTGGATGTGCCCTGGCGAAATACGACGATGgcaaacagaaaaatatgCTTTTGACTTGTAACTACTCCGTGGGAGACATACTGGATGAGCCAATTTACACAACGGGGAAACCGTGTTCGAAATGTCTGTCCGGTTGTAGTCAATTGTACAGTGGATTATGCAATTCGAATGAAAAGACTTATTGGGTTAATGGCAATGGAAACAAAtattag